A genome region from Streptomyces sp. NBC_01296 includes the following:
- a CDS encoding HelD family protein: MAAQNAAVDSTADSVRDREIAVEQTHLDQVYRRLEEKIDEAEFLMNDAAKRGQVGTPGALAERDAQVFRAGIHLNRLNNEFEDFLFGRIDLVLGKDGERGPDGAYTSVQPADDAIREDLTADIAETLHIGRIGVLDADYAPLVIDWRAPAAAPFYRSTPKDPGRVVRRRVIRSKGRKVLGVEDDLMRPEITASLDGRELPAIGDGALMAALGRARTHSMRDIVSSIQAEQDMVIRAPAASVAEVAGGPGTGKTAVALHRAAYLLYQDRRRYSGGILIVSPTPLLVAYTEGVLPSLGEEGQVAIRALGSLVDGAEATTYDEPAVARVKGSSRMRKVLHKAVRGALELGAAPERLRVVAFGRRQELEADELNRIRQNVLSGTAPVNLLRPRARKLLLDALYSRSGGAGRHSDPELAAELRSAFDEDISTEDAFIDFLNAWWPELTPRGVLAAMADERRLGRWSRRVLNPRETRQLARSLRRVGPDGKGPLSVHDVALLDELQLLLGAPARPKRKRQLDPLDQLSGLEELMPTREETQWERAERIAAERTEYAHVIVDEAQDLTPMQWRMVGRRGRHGTWTVVGDPAQSSWTDPDEAAAARDEALGSRPRRRFTLTVNYRNPAEVAEVAARVLRLAMPGMEPPTAVRSTGLEPRFTAAGADLRAAVREETRRLLEQVDGTVGVVVAMDRRTEAAGWLADLGERAVALGSLEAKGLEYDATVVVSPAEIGDESPAGLRVLYVALTRATQQLTVVSTGRDEPDAAGVPALLRP; the protein is encoded by the coding sequence GTGGCCGCGCAGAATGCCGCTGTCGACAGCACGGCGGATTCCGTCCGCGATCGGGAGATCGCGGTCGAGCAGACGCATCTTGACCAGGTGTACCGCCGCCTCGAGGAGAAGATCGACGAGGCCGAGTTCCTGATGAACGACGCGGCCAAGCGAGGTCAGGTCGGCACGCCCGGCGCGCTCGCCGAGCGCGACGCACAGGTCTTCCGGGCAGGCATCCACCTGAATCGGCTGAACAACGAGTTCGAGGACTTCCTCTTCGGCCGGATCGACCTGGTCCTCGGCAAGGACGGGGAGCGCGGCCCGGACGGCGCGTACACCTCCGTCCAGCCGGCCGACGACGCGATCCGCGAGGACCTCACCGCCGACATCGCCGAGACGCTCCACATCGGGCGCATCGGCGTGCTCGACGCCGACTACGCGCCGCTGGTCATCGACTGGCGCGCGCCGGCCGCCGCACCGTTCTACCGGTCCACGCCCAAGGACCCCGGCCGGGTCGTGCGGCGCCGCGTCATCCGCTCCAAGGGCCGCAAGGTGCTCGGCGTCGAGGACGACCTGATGCGCCCGGAGATCACCGCCTCCCTCGACGGCCGGGAGCTGCCCGCCATCGGCGACGGCGCCCTGATGGCCGCGCTCGGGCGGGCCCGTACGCACTCGATGCGGGACATCGTCTCCTCCATCCAGGCCGAGCAGGACATGGTGATCCGGGCCCCCGCCGCCTCGGTCGCCGAGGTCGCGGGCGGGCCGGGCACCGGCAAGACCGCCGTCGCCCTGCACCGCGCCGCCTACCTGCTCTACCAGGACCGGCGCCGCTACTCCGGCGGCATCCTGATCGTCTCGCCGACCCCGCTGCTCGTCGCGTACACCGAGGGCGTGCTGCCCTCCCTCGGCGAGGAGGGCCAGGTCGCCATCCGGGCGCTCGGCTCCCTGGTCGACGGCGCGGAGGCGACGACGTACGACGAACCGGCCGTGGCCCGGGTCAAGGGCTCCTCCCGCATGCGCAAGGTGCTCCACAAGGCCGTACGGGGCGCACTGGAACTCGGTGCCGCCCCCGAGCGGCTGCGCGTCGTGGCCTTCGGGCGGCGCCAGGAGCTGGAGGCCGACGAGCTGAACCGGATCCGGCAGAACGTGCTCAGTGGCACCGCGCCGGTGAACCTGCTGCGCCCGCGCGCCCGCAAGCTGCTCCTCGACGCCCTGTACTCGAGATCCGGCGGGGCCGGCCGGCACAGCGATCCGGAGCTGGCCGCCGAGCTGCGCTCCGCGTTCGACGAGGACATCTCCACCGAGGACGCCTTCATCGACTTCCTGAACGCCTGGTGGCCGGAGCTGACCCCGCGCGGGGTGCTGGCCGCGATGGCCGACGAGCGCCGGCTCGGCCGCTGGTCGCGGCGGGTCCTGAACCCGCGCGAGACCCGCCAGCTGGCGCGCTCGCTGCGCCGGGTGGGCCCGGACGGCAAGGGTCCGCTGTCGGTGCACGACGTGGCGCTGCTGGACGAGCTCCAGCTGCTGCTCGGCGCGCCGGCGCGGCCCAAGCGCAAGCGGCAGCTCGACCCGCTGGACCAGCTCAGCGGGCTCGAGGAGCTGATGCCGACCCGCGAGGAGACCCAGTGGGAGCGGGCGGAGCGGATCGCGGCGGAGCGTACCGAGTACGCGCACGTGATCGTGGACGAGGCGCAGGACCTGACGCCGATGCAGTGGCGGATGGTGGGCCGCCGCGGCCGGCACGGCACGTGGACGGTGGTCGGCGACCCGGCGCAGTCCTCGTGGACGGACCCGGACGAGGCCGCCGCCGCGCGGGACGAGGCCCTGGGGTCCCGGCCCCGCCGGCGGTTCACCCTGACGGTGAACTACCGCAACCCGGCGGAGGTCGCTGAGGTCGCGGCCCGGGTGCTGCGGCTGGCGATGCCGGGCATGGAGCCGCCGACGGCGGTCCGCTCCACGGGCCTGGAGCCCCGCTTCACGGCTGCCGGGGCCGATCTGCGCGCGGCGGTCCGGGAGGAGACCCGGCGGCTGCTGGAGCAGGTGGACGGCACGGTCGGCGTGGTCGTGGCCATGGACCGGCGTACGGAGGCCGCGGGCTGGCTGGCGGACCTGGGGGAGCGGGCGGTGGCGCTCGGCAGCCTCGAGGCGAAGGGCCTGGAGTACGACGCCACGGTGGTCGTCTCCCCGGCGGAGATCGGGGACGAGTCCCCGGCGGGCCTGCGCGTCCTGTACGTGGCCCTGACCCGCGCGACGCAGCAGCTGACGGTGGTCTCGACGGGCCGCGACGAGCCCGACGCGGCGGGCGTGCCCGCGCTGCTGAGGCCGTAG